Within the Candidatus Rokuibacteriota bacterium genome, the region GTCAACCCGGGTTTCGAAACGGGCAGCTTTCCGCCCGGCTGGAACCTCAGCGGCGCGGGCGCCGTCATCAAGAACATCGGCCCCATCACGGCGCCGAGCGGCCAGTTCATGGGCCTCATCCACACCGGGACGGGCGCCGTGGGCGGGACGACGAGTCGGCTCTCGCAATCCGGGCTCGACGGCTCGGGCTCGCTCTTCAGCGTTCAGGTCACGTACAACTTCCTGAGCAACGAGTGGCCGACCCAGCCGCTGTCCTTCAACGACACCTTCGTCGCCAAGGTGACTGACCGGGGCGGGGTGACGACAGAGGTGGCGCGCGCGGAGCGGGACACCGCCCCCTTCCAGGCCACGCCCACCATGATCAGCGGAGGCGGCTTCACGCTCTCCAAGGGCAACGGCATCGCCGGGTGGAAGACATCGAGCAAGATGGTGTCGACCGAATCGGGCGGGCTCGACAAGATCGCCTTCGAGATCTTCGATGTCGGCGACACCATTTTCGACTCGGCCGTGCTCCTCGACGCCGTGGTCGTCGCTCTCGACCCGCCGCTCCACTTCCTCCAGGGTGGGGCGACGCTGACGCGCACAGGGCTCGATCCGCTGATCGACTTCCGCGGTGGCACGGAGACGTTCGACTCGGCCATGGTGATCGGGGCGGGTTCGCGAGTGAGCCTGGCCGGCCCCCTGCTTCGCGCCTCGGGCACCGACCTGAACGTGGGCTTCAGCCTGTTCTCGGTCCTTCCGGGCGGCAGCTTCGCCTCCTCGACCACGGACCCGCTGGTCTCACTCCAGGGCGGGACGCACGCGCTCGGTTCGAGCATCGGCATCTTCGATCTGGCCGGCAGCCGGACGGCACTGGACGCCGAGACGGGGTTGACCCTGGCAATCGACAGGCCGCTCAGCACGGGCGGCACCCTCTTCCAGGCCGACGGCGCGACGGTCGACACCCGGCAGGCCGTCAAGGTGGACACGGCCCTCCTCGAAGCGACAGCCCCGCTCATCGCCCTGCTGAACGGCAGCACGATGACCTCGGCCGCCGACGCGATCGACCTGACGGGCCGCAGCAAGGTGACGGGCGCGGGCAGTCTCGTCGCGCTGGACAACAGCCGGCTCACCGTGTCGAGAGGCGCGCTCGTCAACGTCGCGGGCGGCAGCTACCTGCGGGTCGCGGGCGACCTCGTGAGCCTGCGGAACGGCAGCGTCCTCAACATCCTCAATGGTGCGCTGCTCTACGTCAGCGGCGGGTCCATCGTGAGCGTCTCGGGCGCGCTCGTGG harbors:
- a CDS encoding FecR family protein, which encodes MICWFRLLSALVLTLVPVSAWAQAQPQVGIVTTLQGQATVSRLATPASLPLKFKDSIFERDKINTAEKSIVKVLMGGKAVVTVRELSVLTITEDVGRTTVNLESGKIAVAVARQLMKPGDRLEVRTPNAVAAVRGTIFVVEVTRQGAQLGGGSLGANTQVISVSGTVEVGSIGNPANTALLTAFQSVGVGSGALGRVGNVTPQAMNALLAGFAHSPQFGMHGDTSAAMAVQEQEKAEALAELLLPLTDNGSQQQNNTSGGCGGTPCVQTGTPIPPPPKGNGGNVVVNPGFETGSFPPGWNLSGAGAVIKNIGPITAPSGQFMGLIHTGTGAVGGTTSRLSQSGLDGSGSLFSVQVTYNFLSNEWPTQPLSFNDTFVAKVTDRGGVTTEVARAERDTAPFQATPTMISGGGFTLSKGNGIAGWKTSSKMVSTESGGLDKIAFEIFDVGDTIFDSAVLLDAVVVALDPPLHFLQGGATLTRTGLDPLIDFRGGTETFDSAMVIGAGSRVSLAGPLLRASGTDLNVGFSLFSVLPGGSFASSTTDPLVSLQGGTHALGSSIGIFDLAGSRTALDAETGLTLAIDRPLSTGGTLFQADGATVDTRQAVKVDTALLEATAPLIALLNGSTMTSAADAIDLTGRSKVTGAGSLVALDNSRLTVSRGALVNVAGGSYLRVAGDLVSLRNGSVLNILNGALLYVSGGSIVSVSGALVAFGGTGGSILSVSNSLCGGACVLIGGIPVAFSGGATAANVSTGAGAIKNPSLGTIKLASPSTALVSVSGPASKVTIGPK